Below is a genomic region from Syngnathus typhle isolate RoL2023-S1 ecotype Sweden linkage group LG3, RoL_Styp_1.0, whole genome shotgun sequence.
CTTCAGCTGGTGGCTGACCATGGTTGTTCTGATTATGTTCATGATAATGGCCACCACACTCAACTGCAAAAAGGAAACCGCAATATATTTAGAGTTTAGAAAACGATGGAGGAATGAGGCAGAACGTTGCACGAGCAGATACGTACGGTGACGATGAAGACGTCCAAACAGTTCCACGGATTCCTGAAGTAATGTAGGCGATGGATACGGATCTCCAGCGCCTCTTCCACCACGTAGTAGAGGATGAAGAGGCAGAACATGACCTCGCACAGGCCCACAAAGTAGTCCCAGCTGGACACGTATCGGATGAGACGCACCGTCTGGAACTGCCAGGACGTCACCGCCCCGCCAGTTGCCGGGAACTCCAACAACAACCTGACAAATGTTGTTTGAGCTTCTAGACATGCTGGTCATGATTTTGGAATTGTCCTTTCACTAGACATTCCTCACCTGATAATGCAGAAGATGTTGATGTTACCGTTGTAGACGGCAAAATCCAGGAAGACGGCTCGGGTGCCTCTGTCGAGCCACTGGTGGTCTTTGAGGAAGCGTAGCTGGACCGCAGACTCCTGCCTGGTCCGGGATAGATCTTGGTAATAACCCCCGCCGCCGTATTTGGACACACGACCCCAGTGGCTGCTCCCGTTGGCTCTGGCCTCCGCCACGTGCGTCCACGCCGTCCCGTTCCCGGGCCCGAAGGGGGCGGTGTCCTCGTTGGCGCGCGTGTAAACGTTGTAGCAGTCGCGGACTTGGTCGCGCAGGTCCTCGTGGACGCTGCACGACTCGTTGCGGACCTTGACTTGCCGGAGGCGAGGCACCCCGAGCAGGAGGTTCTCGTAGAAGATGTGAGTGGGGTTCTCGGGCCGGCTGGCGTTGTACCACGCTTCCCAGTACATATTGTTAAGAAAAGGTCCTTCGGTGTACTGAGAGGACAAGGAGACGTGATTATAGAGCATAAAGCCAAAATatagaataccgtaattttcggactataagtcgcgttttttttcatagtttgggtggggggggggacttatactcaggagcgacttatatacatatatatgtggtttttttttcacttttttgggcattttatggctggtgcgacttttactccggtgcgacttatagtccgaaaattacggtatatttgtTTTCTCAAATGAAAGCTTTTAATTTTGGAGTGAGTATTCTGTATATTTTTAACTATCATTCTACCAATGATGCAATCATGAGATCAATTAATATCGATTGCGATGTACCTTCCAGAAGTCTTCCATAGTCGAAAGGCTCCTAAAGGTGGTGTCCTCTCCAGGGGAAAGATGTTTGTCCAAATAAAGCTGCGACATGAATTTGGTGTAGTAATACATGTTGGTGCTCACCATCCCGTATGTCACTGCACATCATtccaaacacacaaatatacacaTTTAAAGACATCAGCTTCTTTTTACACAAAGAGACAGCAGTGTAGAatgcataccgtttttttccatgtataatgcgcaaaattgaactaatttattgtcctaaaatctggggtgcgcattatacatgggtacaattttttttattattttttttaatccggatatcatacggaggccgccattacagatgcgcttgctcgatcacctgctcgtttgctgtcgcaatgtaccctacgcaaatccgaaacatttcttcgctatcgagtttgctagcgcatgtgcagtgatactgaccggcagaataacatccggttgttcccaaagatgatcttttttctgaaataattttacgtttacggacttaagtgggagtcaaaatttgggtgcgaaTTATACatggctttttcccagcatcaacatgccatttttagggtgcgtattatacatgggggcgcattatacatggaaaaaaacggtagttcaatGAACCCGTTATAAAAGAGCAGTTTATCCAGGGCTGCGCAGTGTATTATGCCAGGAAACATTTTCCTGAACCGCCCTTAACCACATTCGTTTTACTGAAGCAGCAAAATAGAAAAGAGCAAAACGTTCGGCATGCATATTCTCTCAAATTGTCTGGCCAGTCAAGTCATTTAATCCTACGTTATTCCATCTGCTCAAATCCTTAATGGTAGAGTTTTTCTAGGTCATCAGTGTAATGGGTTGAAATGGGTTACTTACACACGCAAACTGTGATGAGGAAGGCGACGTAGGTGAGCATCTCTCGCAAAACATTCCACAAGTAGCGTTCGCGACTGCTGTTGCTGTCTTCCATTAACTCCGTGCCCCACAAAACTGTAACGagggagaccaaaaaaaaaaaactcattaagGTTGTGCACCCCAAgatgttgacaaaaaaaaatcagcaattgTAAATTGAACTTTCATGTGTTCAGATTTACTAATTATTCAGTTTACGAACATCCTCCTCAGGCACATTTGATACCTTGGTGACTTCCTGTAATTGATAACTATTTGATTGGGGCAACTCTACTGTTTTTGGTcaatacaatttttaaaaataaatacatatataaatcaTTTCAACTAATTTTAACATAAAACTTGATCATGAAGATTGTGTCTTACTTCTAATTTTCTGGAGTATCTGCTTCATACAGCTGCTGTGCTCACGCCTGCCCCGCTGCCCCTCATCTCCACTCGGGCTCGGGAAGGCTCCTCCATCGTGGATTTGAGGGCTGCGTCCTCCGCCGCCGACGTTGTAGTTGCCCAAAccgctgctgcagctgctgttgCTGGAAGCCGTGGATGCAGATCTCTTCCCCGGGCTTGCTGCAGGCCAGTCCGCTGCCATGATCTCTTCGCCGGGCTCGAAACCCGGGTTGTCGCGGCTCCAAGCTTGTCTGGATGGCGAGGACGGAGAACCAGCTGTCATTCCCACGGCCACCGAATCCCGATGTTGCTCTTCCTGGATGTTCTCCATCTCGATGCCCTCGCTCGCTTCCAGGGCGCCGTGTTTGGGTTTTACCCGAGATGATGAGCTCATGGTACTCGGGATACTTACTTAATCCGAACGATCAtacaagttttaaaaaaaaacaacaacctgcaAAACTTAATCAGAGAAAGGGGAAACTTTTAAGAAAGCTATTATAGGGGGAAAAAACTCGACGTCGTCGCTCCAAAGTCCTTCCAACTAACTTCGGCTCGAAAATGGCTCACGTCGCCCCATAaaaatgaacacacacaaaatatgccTGTTATTACTTGGTTGTTATCTTCTAGGAACTAAAGGAGACGGAAAATCGTCGGGTTTCCGTAAAAAGGTTGAGAGCGAGAAAAGTTTTCTCGTCCCGGGACAGCCATCTTGTTCTTTCGCTGCCCCCCCGACGCCTAAAGGAAAAACGGTAATTCTCGGGTTACATTATGGTCATGGCGTCAAATAAAATCATAGAAAATTGACACAAATCGCCTATTGACATTTTATACGTGGCATTAACACATTTAGCGAATAATGTtggaattttcttttcttttttcttttcttttttataatttGTTTTAATCCATTAGTTATCCGGTTGAGAGTTTGTACGCATTCTGTGTAGATTGAAACATTGTGTTCGAATaaagttttgtgtttttaaagggATTATGTTACATAATATGTAGTTTATTGAcctgttgctatggcaacccGCTCAATCACAACAAGCCGCTCGGTGTTTTCCAAACTGAGGGTGGGAGGGATGCCCAGTGGAGGCCGTTGATTGGTCGGTTTGCTAAAACGtcactatttattatttatcattattaaGGTGTTTACAAAGCACGAGACACAAATATGTTATTAAGAAACTGAGATTTGTTTTTAGAATTGTAAAAATTACACATATCTGACTTTGTCCCATGATCAGATGACATTTTTTAAGTTAGTGTGGGCAGGACTAATACTGTGTCGTCATGGTTCGTTTTGCCTCGAGGAATGGCTCAGATAATTCTGCACTATTATTTTTCTTGTGATTGTTTTTTAACACCTTAAAAATGATATTAACATACTTGTGAGTCATTTTAATCGCGAAAATTCACGCTGTATCTTTCGCCAATGTTGAACAAGTTGTATAAAGTTTTTGGTAGGCAGAACTCCTGTGTCGTCATAGTTTCTAGAGCAGCTGATTGGTCAGCACGCCGCGCTTGGGGGCTCCTACTCCAAAACGCAGGGGTAAAACAATAAATCGAAACCGATCGCTTTAAATGTTCAATCTCGTATCTCGCAGATCAGAAATTGTCGGCGAGAGACCTGTAAACACCTGGCTGTGTAATTTCAAGTCACTGTCACttatattactattattatcattattattactataatCCTTTCTGTTTACATATAGGTCTTTAACACGGTAAGTTAACCTCCATCCTTCAGCGTAGCTAATGTTCTGGCTGCCTTACAAGCTAAATGCTAACTTTAGCCGCATTGTCTCGTCTAAGTGCTCGTTAAGAGGAGCTGCTAGTAGTTTGATGTTGTCAAACTAGTAGTTTTTTGTATAGACACTCCACATTTCCTGGCAATGAACAGAATTAGAGCGTTCTAGTCGCTGTCTTTTGTTTTCCCTGACCGCGTAGGACATAGCAAGTTGAGGCTTGACAGTGAAGTTGATTGCAAATTGTTGAAAAGCTTTATTCTGACATAATGAAAACCTCCGACATTGAATGGATGTAATGTACAATTTACAACGTAGACGTAACAACGGCTGCCgtggctttttgttttgtcgttgtGTGTCCACCTCCGTTTGGATTTCATGTTGCTTTCTATATTGTATGCTTTGTCTTGTGTGCTTTGCTATGATAAAATATCTTAACTCAACGATAATGTTATCAATTTAACCGCGAGTGTCCTGAATAATTAAAGACGACGCCACAAGTTAGCCTAGCCCCGGTGCTAACCGAGTTAAAGCGGGCTagccggaggggggggggggcattctgTTTATCACACGCGGAAGTCGTTAAAATGTcgctttatttatgtttttaattgAGATAAtcgtcagaaagtccaagagccGCATTGCACGCTAATCAATAGTGATGACATAATGCTACAAACAGGAGGCTCGTGTTGTGCATCTAGGCCACGACtgtacggggggggggggggacataatTATATGCCAAATATTTTCTAATAATCAGCCTTTTTCTAGCGTGTCCTGTATTGCATGTCGACCTGTGTCTTTGTTTGACTTGATGGACGTGATGTCACGCGTAGCTCCTGACCTAGCCTCCATGCTAACAGTCAGCTGTTGTGTGAATGATGCGGGCCTAGAAGTGAGACAAAGAACTGTGTTTTTCAAAAGCTTTATTCCGTTGCAAATCAAGGATTTGTCCCGCCTATAATATTTGGAGGCTGTCGACCTCGCCTTTGTATCGTGCTAAATGACATGAAAGTTCCTACCTATTTAGCAGGTTGGGTGTCATTTGTTTAATTGTAAATGCAGTGTTACGTCGACGCTACGGTGCTGTATTGGAAGTTGCTCCTACTACTCGTTTCCCATTCTCAGATCTTTGCTTTAAATTGAGCCTGACAGTAAGTCGACTTTAGCGTTGCTATAACAACCCCATCTTTCTGCCTTGCAGCACTTAATATTGTTTACCAAAGAAATGGTGATGGAGAAACCAAGTCCCCTGCTTGTAGGGCGGGAGTTTGTGAGGCAGTATTACACGCTGTTAAACCAGGCACCAGACTTCCTGCACAGGTAATTATCGGCGTGCATGTACTTTGTAGCTTGTTGGGGACACCGTGTTCCGTTCCTCAACTGCTGCTTTGTTATCAGGTTCTATGGGAGGAACTCTTCCTATGTTCATGGAGGTCTTGACCCGAGCGGAAAGCTGGTGGAAGCGGTGTACGGGCAATCGGTAAGGGTTTTTGTTTCCACGCGTGCGGTTCGCTTGCAAATCAAACGTGGAACGACTGCCAAGTTTTGTCGTCCGTCTGGTAGGAAATCCACAAGAAGGTCATGTCTCTGAAGTTCAGCGAGTGCCACACAAAGATCCGGCACGTGGACGCCCACGCCACGCTCAGCGACGGCGTGGTGGTGCAGGTTCTCGGCGAGCTCTCCAACAACGGGCAGCCCATGCGGAAGTTCATGCAGACGTTTGTGCTTGCCCCAGAGGTAGGCTGCGGCTGCTACGCCCATAGCTGTGCTATCTGTTATTTAATTAATAGTAAATACATTCTTTTGAATGACCTTCTCCAGGGTTCAGTGGCCAACAAATTCTACGTACACAACGACATCTTCCGCTACGAGGACGAAGTTTTTTGCGACTCGGAAGCGGAACTTGACGAGGGTGAGATATTTTACTGTGGCGTCGCTGCTTTTGCTGTAGCACAgtgttgttgatgttgttgcAAATTCCCTGACTGGTTTAGAATCAGAGGAGGAAGTTGAAGAGGAGCCAGAAGAGAGGCAGGCATCCCCCGAGCCGCTGCAAGAGAGCCCCAACAGCAGCGCCTACTACGAGCCCCACCCCGTCACGTACGCTCGCGCCTGTCCGGTTTTATTCTTGTTTGAGGCGTTGATGAAAAGCAATTTGAGCCCATTTTTGGCTCTCTGCAGAAACGGAGTGGAGGAACCAATGGAGGAGCCGGCTCCCGAGCCGGAAATGGAGCCAGAGCCCGAGCCCAAGGTCGAGGAGATAAAAGCCGAAGTGGACGAGAAGGTTCTGGAAGAAACGGAGGAAAAAGCTCCCTCGCCGGTCCCGGTTGAGTCTCCGCCTCATGCGCAGGAGCCACCCAAGGTATGCGATAACGCCACGAGAAACATTGTAACACATTTCTATTGAAAGTTAAAATTGACACAATATGCATGTGCGAATTTGTAATTGGACAGTCGAATCTCTGTTTCCCTCCCAGACCTTTTCATGGGCCTCAGTGACCAGCAAAAACCTGCCTCCTGCCGGCACCTCCTCTGGAATCCCACCCCACGTTGTTAAAGCTTCAAGTTCACAAGTAAGCCTTCTGTGACACATGTCTTTAATTCATGCCTCGTCTGCAGCTTTTCCAAAAATGACAAGCAATCGATTCGTCCGTAGGCCCGAGTCGAAGCCAAACCAGAAACGCAGGCAGCGTCGCTCCGACCCCGAGACCAACGCACCCGCGACAGACCGGTCTTCCCCCCACGAGGCCCTCGACCAGGTACTGACCAATTTACTTTACATTCTGCCATGACGTTCTTTGAAATTCAATGAAATTTGAAGCGGGTGCCTTTTTActctcaccactagatggcgccccATCATCGGATGCACAaatgggaaaacctcacctgaGTTTTGTTAACAAAGGTAAATCACATTTTTACCGTCTTGATGTTAGGAATTTATTTCCATGTTTTTTCTACAAATACTGAGTGATTGCCCTTGGTGGAGATTATTGGTAGGAATGATTTCTGCTTCTAATCAGTTTTGTTTTATGTGTCAGGCAACAGAGGGGAAGGTGAACCCGGCGAAATGGACGGCAGGCGAACCGTACGCTACCCGGACAGCCACCAGCTTTTCGTCGGCAACCTCCCGCACGACATCGACGAGGGCGAGCTCAAAGACTTCTTTATGAGTACGGCCAAAATTGTCGTCTTCAAACAGCTTTCAGACGACGCTTGGCCCAATCTATTGCCTTCCGAGTCGTCTTATGATAAAGTTTTGATCTTCTTCTACGTTGCAGCCTACGGGACGGTCGTGGAGATGCGCATCAACACCAAGGGTGTCGGCGGCAAGCTCCCCAACTTTGGATTTGTGGTTTTTGACGACTCTGATCCCGTGCAGAAAATCCTTGGGGCCAAGGTAGACGGGGCATGTATTGACATTTAATTACCAATTTTACTCACTGGGTGGTGCGTCACTCTTTCCTCACGTATTCCCAACCACTGGCCTGCACAATTGGGCCGAAATATTTAACGGGGAAATCAGCCCCAAGAtgttctcccttttttttttttttcccccctgccaAGTTTTCATCGACAGAAATGtgtcacatttttttcttcctacatgttaacaaaatgtttttctcatACAAAGTATTTTATTGGGTTTAGTGTTTTCTTGCCATCCTAAGTTTGCCCTTCCTCCTGCAGCCCATCATGTTCCGAGGCGAAGTCcgtctcaacgtggaggagaagAAGACGCGGGCGGCACGTGAGCGAGAGATCCGGAGTGGCGGTGGAGTCGACGACCGTCGGGACATGAGGCGCAATGACCGAGGACCCGGAGGCCCGCGGGGCCTCATGGGAAGTGGCATGATGCGGGAGCGCGACGGCAGGGGACCCCCGCCCCGGGGCGGCATGGCTCCTAAAC
It encodes:
- the pkd2 gene encoding polycystin-2, which encodes MSSSSRVKPKHGALEASEGIEMENIQEEQHRDSVAVGMTAGSPSSPSRQAWSRDNPGFEPGEEIMAADWPAASPGKRSASTASSNSSCSSGLGNYNVGGGGRSPQIHDGGAFPSPSGDEGQRGRREHSSCMKQILQKIRILWGTELMEDSNSSRERYLWNVLREMLTYVAFLITVCVLTYGMVSTNMYYYTKFMSQLYLDKHLSPGEDTTFRSLSTMEDFWKYTEGPFLNNMYWEAWYNASRPENPTHIFYENLLLGVPRLRQVKVRNESCSVHEDLRDQVRDCYNVYTRANEDTAPFGPGNGTAWTHVAEARANGSSHWGRVSKYGGGGYYQDLSRTRQESAVQLRFLKDHQWLDRGTRAVFLDFAVYNGNINIFCIIRLLLEFPATGGAVTSWQFQTVRLIRYVSSWDYFVGLCEVMFCLFILYYVVEEALEIRIHRLHYFRNPWNCLDVFIVTLSVVAIIMNIIRTTMVSHQLKSLLENYNTHPTFEPLANLQLQFNNLVAVIVFFSWVKLFKFINFNKTMSQLTGTLSRCAKDLVGFAIMFFIIFLAYAQLAYLLFGTQVDDFSSLQSSIFTQFRIILGDFEFSEIEEANPVLGPVYFTTFVFFIFFILMNMFLAIINDTYSEVKADMSQQRSDMEMSDLIKKGCNKALMKLRLKKTAVDDISDSLRQAGGKLNLDELRQHLKRKGHTDVEIQAIFAKYDHDGDQELTEHDHQQMRDDLEKEREDLDLEGNSLSRACSGRSLPPRGQDDSEEDDDEDSGHSSRRRGSSSGGVSYEEFQVLVRRVDRMEHSIGSIVSKIDAVIVKLEAMERVTLKRRDVLGRLFEGAMEEERGNGRDADAHSEQERLVREELERWESDDVSSQVGHPGGRPRPPSSLSLDATDGNGSAHV
- the g3bp2a gene encoding ras GTPase-activating protein-binding protein 2 isoform X1 is translated as MVMEKPSPLLVGREFVRQYYTLLNQAPDFLHRFYGRNSSYVHGGLDPSGKLVEAVYGQSEIHKKVMSLKFSECHTKIRHVDAHATLSDGVVVQVLGELSNNGQPMRKFMQTFVLAPEGSVANKFYVHNDIFRYEDEVFCDSEAELDEESEEEVEEEPEERQASPEPLQESPNSSAYYEPHPVTNGVEEPMEEPAPEPEMEPEPEPKVEEIKAEVDEKVLEETEEKAPSPVPVESPPHAQEPPKTFSWASVTSKNLPPAGTSSGIPPHVVKASSSQARVEAKPETQAASLRPRDQRTRDRPVFPPRGPRPDGAPSSDAQMGKPHLSFVNKGNRGEGEPGEMDGRRTVRYPDSHQLFVGNLPHDIDEGELKDFFMTYGTVVEMRINTKGVGGKLPNFGFVVFDDSDPVQKILGAKVDGPIMFRGEVRLNVEEKKTRAAREREIRSGGGVDDRRDMRRNDRGPGGPRGLMGSGMMRERDGRGPPPRGGMAPKPSMGSGRGSGGLGEGRFTTQRR
- the g3bp2a gene encoding ras GTPase-activating protein-binding protein 2 isoform X2 gives rise to the protein MVMEKPSPLLVGREFVRQYYTLLNQAPDFLHRFYGRNSSYVHGGLDPSGKLVEAVYGQSEIHKKVMSLKFSECHTKIRHVDAHATLSDGVVVQVLGELSNNGQPMRKFMQTFVLAPEGSVANKFYVHNDIFRYEDEVFCDSEAELDEESEEEVEEEPEERQASPEPLQESPNSSAYYEPHPVTNGVEEPMEEPAPEPEMEPEPEPKVEEIKAEVDEKVLEETEEKAPSPVPVESPPHAQEPPKTFSWASVTSKNLPPAGTSSGIPPHVVKASSSQARVEAKPETQAASLRPRDQRTRDRPVFPPRGPRPDGAPSSDAQMGKPHLSFVNKGNRGEGEPGEMDGRRTVRYPDSHQLFVGNLPHDIDEGELKDFFMTYGTVVEMRINTKGVGGKLPNFGFVVFDDSDPVQKILGAKPIMFRGEVRLNVEEKKTRAAREREIRSGGGVDDRRDMRRNDRGPGGPRGLMGSGMMRERDGRGPPPRGGMAPKPSMGSGRGSGGLGEGRFTTQRR